One Gemmatimonadota bacterium DNA window includes the following coding sequences:
- the yidD gene encoding membrane protein insertion efficiency factor YidD produces MWKRLTRAITTTLVWGVRGYRLAVSPLLPPSCRFTPTCSKYAIEALERKGLFTGIRMAAWRLLRCHPFHPGGYDPVERPDGPAGTGRSGGPHD; encoded by the coding sequence ATGTGGAAACGGCTGACCAGGGCAATCACGACCACGCTCGTCTGGGGCGTCCGCGGCTATCGGCTCGCAGTCTCCCCGCTCCTCCCGCCAAGCTGCAGGTTTACCCCCACCTGTTCGAAATACGCCATCGAAGCGCTTGAACGCAAGGGCCTGTTCACCGGGATCCGCATGGCCGCGTGGCGGTTGCTTCGCTGCCATCCCTTTCACCCGGGCGGCTACGATCCGGTGGAGCGACCGGACGGGCCGGCTGGAACCGGCAGATCTGGCGGACCACACGATTAG
- the yidC gene encoding membrane protein insertase YidC — protein sequence MEKRVLGAFGLIILTWIGYYYIIYPMYAPQRPAPVDRAVPQQQPGDFATGDDPASVYPPGENTGSSFDASPAFDAPSDAAVTEPGRTPPPRIEDRPRQDLAADSWDRSERVLFLPPAEGAPAPREIVVENQYFRGVINTMGGVITSWKLKGYRGIGGEDVELVPPDRESGPDIVLTTERGPRSTRALRFAADRDAVVLGPGQSSGSVTLTADAPGGLTITKAFVINRDDYAVDLQVRIDGGQDLALGSKYYLRWGGGINVTERDWDQDLYAFRGFASLNDTVIDEDLGTEFEDPRPETTGETHWVGVRSKYFFTAMVPVDRKARGYRLNGRPVQRAQYDDRQIAAELSMGLASPLVDNFLLYLGPVHYDTLESYGYGLEGAVDLGWTIIQPISRITLISLVWLHQFITNYGVVIIVLSIIVKILLFPLTHKSMKATQGMAALQPKMESLKEKHKNDSTKLNQEMMKLYRDAGVNPLGGCLPLLLQMPILIALYTIFSSTIELRDAPFIGWIQDLSLRDPYYVLPVLMAATMLIQSKMTMKDPRQAMFVYIMPAVLFFIMMNLPSGLILYWTMINVLTIVQQAFQNRFFPVQPAK from the coding sequence ATGGAAAAACGGGTACTCGGCGCATTCGGACTGATCATACTGACCTGGATCGGTTACTACTACATTATATACCCCATGTACGCGCCCCAGCGTCCCGCACCGGTCGACCGGGCGGTCCCGCAGCAACAGCCGGGGGATTTCGCGACCGGGGACGATCCCGCGAGCGTCTACCCGCCCGGCGAGAACACCGGATCGAGTTTCGACGCGTCGCCTGCTTTCGACGCGCCGTCGGACGCCGCCGTAACGGAGCCCGGACGGACGCCGCCTCCCCGCATCGAAGACCGGCCCCGGCAGGACCTGGCCGCGGACAGCTGGGACCGATCCGAACGCGTGTTGTTTCTCCCCCCGGCCGAAGGCGCGCCGGCGCCCCGTGAAATCGTCGTCGAAAACCAGTACTTCCGGGGTGTGATCAATACGATGGGCGGTGTGATAACCAGCTGGAAACTCAAGGGTTACCGGGGAATCGGCGGGGAAGATGTGGAACTCGTCCCCCCCGATCGAGAGTCCGGCCCCGACATCGTGCTCACCACGGAGCGCGGGCCCCGCAGCACCCGCGCCCTGCGCTTCGCCGCGGACCGCGACGCGGTCGTGCTGGGTCCAGGGCAGTCCTCGGGATCCGTGACGCTGACGGCCGACGCGCCGGGAGGCCTGACCATTACCAAGGCCTTCGTCATCAACCGGGACGATTACGCCGTGGACCTCCAGGTGCGGATCGACGGCGGACAGGACCTGGCCCTCGGCAGCAAGTACTATCTCCGGTGGGGCGGCGGGATCAACGTGACGGAGCGGGACTGGGACCAGGACCTGTACGCCTTCAGGGGATTCGCCTCGCTCAACGACACGGTGATCGATGAAGACCTCGGTACCGAGTTCGAGGATCCGCGGCCCGAGACCACGGGAGAGACCCACTGGGTCGGCGTGAGAAGCAAGTATTTCTTCACCGCCATGGTGCCGGTGGACCGGAAGGCCAGGGGATACCGGCTGAACGGCCGGCCCGTGCAGCGCGCCCAATACGACGACCGGCAGATCGCCGCGGAACTGTCGATGGGACTCGCGTCACCCCTGGTGGACAACTTCCTCCTCTATCTCGGCCCGGTCCACTACGATACCCTGGAAAGTTACGGATACGGCCTCGAGGGCGCCGTCGATCTCGGTTGGACGATCATTCAGCCGATCAGCAGGATCACGCTCATTTCCCTGGTCTGGCTGCACCAGTTCATCACCAATTACGGCGTCGTGATCATCGTGCTCTCCATCATCGTGAAGATCCTGCTCTTTCCCCTGACCCACAAGAGCATGAAGGCCACGCAGGGCATGGCCGCGCTCCAGCCGAAGATGGAATCGCTCAAGGAGAAGCACAAGAACGATTCGACCAAGCTGAACCAGGAGATGATGAAGCTGTACCGGGACGCGGGGGTGAACCCGCTGGGCGGCTGCCTTCCGCTGCTGCTGCAGATGCCGATCCTCATCGCGCTCTACACTATCTTCAGCAGCACGATCGAACTGCGGGACGCGCCTTTCATCGGGTGGATCCAGGACCTGTCCCTCCGGGACCCGTACTACGTGCTGCCCGTCCTCATGGCGGCCACGATGCTGATCCAGTCCAAGATGACGATGAAAGACCCCCGGCAGGCCATGTTCGTCTACATCATGCCCGCGGTGCTGTTCTTCATCATGATGAACCTGCCTTCCGGACTGATCCTGTACTGGACCATGATCAATGTGCTGACCATCGTGCAGCAGGCCTTTCAGAACCGGTTCTTCCCCGTTCAACCCGCCAAATGA